A stretch of Microbulbifer sp. SAOS-129_SWC DNA encodes these proteins:
- a CDS encoding thrombospondin type 3 repeat-containing protein, protein MIRYSTPLLAALVLLLCACSADVGSGNGRANANPFTAAESSSLAPADRDGDTIRDNRDNCPRNANRNQADLDGDGIGDACDSDLDGDDVTNADDNCPLAANNDQADGDADGIGDICDNDRDNDGLTNALDNCPDTANPEQTDSDADGRGDACDASARSSTADTDADSIDDNADNCPSTPNTDQADLDGDGSGDACDGDDDGDGIADGTDNCPNLANASQSDTDNDGLGDVCDGDDDGDGVADEVDNCPLQSNPDQADADNDGAGDPCDTDGDTTAAADDCATQANGSEQACGNDDNNNETTDANTDANTDDDNDGVANDNDNCPQAPNSGQRDTDGDGLGDACDNDDDGDSVTDARDNCPLQPNPFQEDSDNDGLGQPCDSDDDGDGVADGNDNCALIPNTDQSDLDGDGLGDACDPDTDGDTVNNGSDNCPQVANSDQSDSDADGTGDACEQDTGNDEATGGEEPCNPQVDCRSDSDGDGFYDDEDNCPQIANANQTDSDGDGSGDICDGDADDDGVDNGSNNCPLTANASQTDSDNDGTGDVCDGDADDDGVNNGNDNCPFTANANQTDSDNDGTGDVCDGDADDDGVNNGSDNCPLTANANQTDSDSDGIGDVCDGDADDDGVDNGSDNCPLTANANQIDSDNDGTGDVCDGDADGDGVDNGNDNCPLAANANQADSDNDGTGDVCDGDADDDGVYNDGDNCPQIANREQTDSDGDGTGDVCDGDADDDGVDNGNDNCPLTANANQADSDGDGVGDACDGDLDGDDMANDNDNCVAASNHDQADLDGDGTGDACDDDTDGDGIADSNDNCPLQSNPLQADADGDGTGDACDTENPVSCSVDGEFISIITSDAFKESGTHDCNRSECAISGSGHLINAVTSDAARITIAGPGGSAFIRVRARHAFAAGQRAGFVIENPDNLLDLAILASLRIRTLDDGEFTGDSGSGATLLKFGLAGGTGGQRLVVINTTRAFDAIELELYGLASMVNRLDIYLACVEQP, encoded by the coding sequence ATGATCCGTTATTCCACTCCCCTGCTCGCCGCCCTGGTGCTGCTGTTGTGCGCCTGCTCCGCAGACGTAGGCAGCGGCAACGGCCGTGCCAATGCCAATCCCTTCACCGCAGCCGAATCCAGCTCACTCGCCCCGGCGGATCGCGATGGCGATACCATTCGCGACAACCGCGACAACTGCCCCAGAAACGCCAATCGTAACCAGGCCGACCTGGATGGCGACGGTATCGGCGATGCCTGCGACAGCGATTTAGACGGCGATGATGTGACCAACGCCGACGACAACTGCCCACTGGCAGCCAACAACGACCAGGCCGACGGCGATGCGGACGGCATCGGCGACATCTGCGACAACGACCGCGACAACGACGGCCTCACCAACGCGTTGGACAACTGCCCGGATACCGCCAATCCCGAGCAGACCGACAGCGACGCTGACGGCCGCGGCGATGCCTGTGACGCATCAGCACGCAGCAGCACTGCCGACACGGACGCCGACAGCATCGATGACAATGCCGACAACTGCCCCAGTACGCCCAACACGGATCAGGCCGACTTGGATGGCGATGGCAGCGGCGACGCCTGCGACGGCGACGACGACGGTGACGGCATTGCAGACGGAACCGATAACTGCCCGAACCTCGCCAACGCCTCACAGAGCGACACCGATAACGACGGGCTCGGTGATGTCTGTGACGGCGACGACGATGGTGACGGGGTCGCTGACGAAGTCGATAACTGCCCGTTGCAATCCAACCCCGACCAGGCCGACGCCGACAACGACGGCGCCGGCGATCCCTGCGACACCGACGGCGACACCACCGCTGCTGCCGACGACTGTGCGACCCAGGCAAACGGCAGCGAACAAGCCTGCGGTAACGACGACAACAACAACGAAACCACCGACGCAAACACCGACGCAAACACCGACGATGACAATGACGGCGTCGCTAACGATAACGACAACTGTCCACAGGCCCCCAATAGCGGCCAGCGCGATACGGACGGCGACGGTCTCGGTGACGCCTGCGACAACGATGACGACGGCGACAGTGTTACAGACGCCCGCGACAACTGTCCGCTGCAGCCGAACCCCTTCCAGGAGGACAGCGATAACGATGGCCTCGGCCAGCCCTGTGACAGCGATGACGACGGCGATGGTGTCGCCGATGGCAATGACAACTGCGCGCTGATCCCCAACACCGACCAGAGCGACCTGGACGGCGACGGTCTCGGCGACGCCTGTGACCCGGACACAGACGGCGATACGGTCAATAACGGCAGCGACAACTGCCCACAGGTCGCCAACAGCGATCAGTCAGATAGCGACGCCGACGGCACCGGTGATGCGTGCGAGCAGGACACCGGCAACGACGAAGCCACTGGTGGCGAGGAGCCCTGCAATCCGCAGGTGGATTGCCGCAGCGATTCCGACGGCGACGGCTTCTACGATGACGAGGACAATTGCCCGCAGATCGCCAATGCAAACCAGACCGACAGTGACGGCGACGGTAGCGGCGATATCTGCGATGGCGACGCCGACGACGATGGCGTGGATAACGGCAGCAACAATTGCCCGCTCACCGCCAATGCAAGCCAGACCGACAGCGATAACGACGGCACCGGCGACGTCTGCGATGGCGATGCCGACGACGACGGCGTAAACAACGGCAACGACAACTGCCCGTTCACCGCCAATGCAAACCAGACCGACAGTGATAACGACGGCACCGGCGACGTCTGTGATGGCGATGCCGACGACGACGGCGTAAACAACGGCAGCGACAACTGCCCGCTCACCGCCAACGCAAACCAGACCGACAGCGATAGCGATGGCATCGGCGACGTCTGCGATGGCGATGCCGACGACGACGGCGTCGATAACGGCAGCGACAACTGCCCGCTCACCGCCAATGCGAACCAGATCGACAGCGATAACGACGGCACCGGCGACGTCTGCGATGGCGATGCCGACGGCGACGGCGTCGACAACGGCAACGACAACTGCCCGCTCGCCGCCAATGCAAACCAGGCCGACAGTGATAACGACGGTACCGGCGACGTCTGCGATGGTGATGCCGACGACGACGGCGTCTACAACGATGGGGACAACTGCCCGCAGATCGCCAACCGCGAACAGACCGACAGCGACGGCGACGGCACCGGCGACGTCTGTGATGGCGATGCCGACGACGACGGCGTGGACAACGGCAACGACAACTGCCCGCTCACCGCCAATGCGAATCAGGCCGACAGCGATGGTGATGGCGTCGGTGATGCCTGCGACGGCGACCTGGATGGCGACGACATGGCAAACGACAACGATAACTGCGTCGCCGCCTCCAACCACGACCAGGCTGATCTCGATGGCGACGGCACCGGCGACGCCTGTGACGACGACACCGACGGCGATGGCATTGCCGACAGCAACGACAACTGCCCGCTGCAGTCGAATCCCCTCCAGGCGGATGCGGACGGCGACGGTACCGGTGACGCCTGCGACACCGAAAACCCGGTCAGCTGCAGCGTCGATGGTGAATTCATCTCCATCATCACCAGCGATGCCTTCAAGGAATCCGGCACCCACGATTGCAATCGCAGCGAATGTGCCATCAGCGGCTCCGGCCACCTGATCAACGCCGTGACTAGCGATGCCGCGCGAATCACCATCGCCGGTCCCGGTGGCAGCGCCTTTATCCGCGTACGCGCCCGACACGCGTTTGCCGCCGGGCAGCGCGCCGGGTTTGTGATCGAGAACCCCGACAACCTGCTGGATCTGGCCATTCTCGCGAGCCTGCGTATCCGCACGCTCGACGACGGCGAATTCACCGGCGACAGCGGCTCCGGTGCCACGCTGCTGAAGTTCGGGCTGGCCGGTGGCACTGGCGGGCAGCGCCTGGTAGTCATCAATACCACCCGGGCTTTCGACGCCATTGAACTGGAACTGTACGGGCTTGCGTCAATGGTCAATCGCCTGGATATCTACCTCGCCTGCGTCGAACAGCCCTGA
- a CDS encoding methylated-DNA--[protein]-cysteine S-methyltransferase, translating into MIHYEIYSTRFGDIGIAADERALVALEFQREDHALRIAPEWQRGATALTDAAAQQLQQYFAGERRQFDLPLAPPGTDFQRRVWDALLQIPYGETRSYREQAAALGNLKAIRAVARANGANPIAVVIPCHRVIGADGSLTGYAGGLDMKARLLTLEGARFVQQAELL; encoded by the coding sequence ATGATCCACTACGAAATCTACTCGACCCGCTTCGGCGATATCGGCATAGCCGCAGACGAGCGCGCGCTGGTGGCGCTGGAGTTCCAGCGCGAGGATCACGCGCTGCGTATTGCGCCGGAGTGGCAACGCGGCGCCACGGCGCTGACCGACGCCGCGGCGCAGCAATTGCAGCAGTATTTCGCCGGCGAACGCCGGCAATTTGACCTGCCGCTGGCGCCGCCCGGCACCGATTTCCAGCGCCGCGTCTGGGACGCGCTGCTGCAGATTCCCTACGGCGAGACCCGCAGCTACCGCGAGCAGGCCGCGGCGCTCGGCAACCTGAAGGCGATCCGCGCGGTGGCCCGCGCCAACGGTGCCAACCCCATCGCGGTGGTCATCCCCTGCCACCGGGTGATCGGCGCTGACGGCAGCCTGACCGGCTACGCCGGCGGCCTCGATATGAAGGCCCGCCTGCTGACTCTGGAGGGGGCGCGTTTCGTACAGCA
- a CDS encoding AlkA N-terminal domain-containing protein has protein sequence MQLDPAICSSARLARDHRFDGRFFTAVKTTGIFCRPICPARPPLERNVTYYATAAEAVDAGFRPCLRCRPDAAPGSPAWGLVSATVQRALQLMRSEREAQSIERLAERLGVSSRYLRRLFTEHLGVSPLAVWQAERALFAFTLLRDTNLPIAAIAYESGFNSLRRFNGVFRQIYRRTPSDVRREPRHGEREVPGGATAVESRRTARLYLSYRPPFHWAQLLAFFRARALAGVERVEGDVYLRSFAIDGMRGVLRVRDDAAGNRLVVDVSGEGGAALYLLNQRLRRLFDLDADTGAITAVLGSDPLLAQQIARSPGVRLPGAWDPFEYALRAILGQQISVAAATTIAGRVVARYGQTFVDADGAEQRLFPTAAQLAAADFEGLGVTRARARTLREFVAATLDGRVNFAEPDLDSWCTAVTQLPGIGDWTAHYIAMRGLSMPDAFPASDLGILQALGEHGQKAKPKQALGEHGQKAKPKQALARAESWRPWRAYGALLLWQSLKPENG, from the coding sequence GTGCAACTCGACCCGGCTATCTGTTCCAGTGCCCGCCTTGCGCGGGACCACCGCTTCGACGGACGTTTCTTTACCGCGGTGAAGACCACCGGCATTTTCTGCCGGCCCATCTGTCCGGCGCGGCCGCCGCTGGAGCGCAATGTCACTTACTACGCCACCGCCGCCGAGGCCGTCGACGCCGGGTTTCGCCCGTGCCTGCGCTGCCGCCCGGACGCGGCGCCCGGCAGCCCGGCCTGGGGCCTAGTCTCGGCAACGGTGCAGAGAGCGCTGCAATTGATGCGCAGCGAACGGGAAGCGCAGTCAATCGAACGGCTCGCCGAGCGTCTCGGCGTCAGCAGCCGCTACCTGCGGCGCCTGTTCACCGAGCACCTGGGCGTCAGCCCGCTGGCGGTGTGGCAGGCGGAGCGCGCCCTGTTTGCGTTCACGCTGCTGCGGGATACCAACCTGCCGATTGCGGCCATTGCCTACGAGTCCGGTTTCAACAGCCTGCGGCGCTTCAATGGCGTGTTCAGGCAGATCTACCGGCGCACACCCTCGGATGTACGCCGGGAACCGAGGCATGGAGAGCGCGAAGTGCCCGGCGGGGCCACAGCCGTGGAATCCCGGCGGACTGCGCGGCTGTACCTGTCTTACCGGCCCCCGTTTCACTGGGCACAGCTATTGGCGTTCTTCCGCGCGCGGGCGCTGGCCGGGGTGGAGCGGGTCGAAGGCGATGTCTACCTGCGCAGTTTTGCCATCGACGGCATGCGCGGTGTCCTGCGCGTACGCGACGACGCGGCCGGCAATCGGCTGGTGGTGGATGTGAGCGGCGAGGGTGGGGCGGCGCTGTACCTGCTGAACCAGCGCCTGCGGCGGTTGTTCGACCTGGACGCGGATACCGGTGCGATCACCGCGGTGCTCGGCAGCGACCCGCTGCTCGCACAACAGATTGCGCGCAGCCCGGGCGTGCGCCTGCCCGGCGCCTGGGACCCGTTCGAATACGCGCTGCGCGCGATTCTCGGCCAACAGATCTCCGTGGCTGCCGCCACCACCATTGCCGGGCGCGTTGTGGCCCGCTACGGGCAGACATTTGTCGACGCCGACGGCGCCGAGCAGCGATTGTTCCCGACCGCCGCGCAACTGGCAGCGGCCGACTTCGAGGGCCTGGGGGTGACCCGGGCGCGCGCGCGGACACTGCGGGAATTTGTGGCCGCGACCCTCGATGGCCGGGTGAATTTCGCCGAGCCGGACCTGGACAGCTGGTGTACCGCGGTGACGCAACTGCCGGGTATCGGTGACTGGACCGCTCACTACATCGCCATGCGCGGGCTCTCGATGCCCGACGCCTTTCCGGCCTCGGACCTCGGCATCCTGCAGGCGCTGGGCGAACACGGGCAGAAAGCGAAACCCAAACAGGCGCTGGGCGAACACGGGCAGAAAGCGAAACCCAAACAGGCGCTGGCGCGGGCGGAAAGCTGGCGCCCCTGGCGGGCCTACGGCGCGCTGTTATTGTGGCAGAGCCTCAAACCGGAGAATGGATAA